The Porphyrobacter sp. LM 6 sequence GCACGCGCAGGTTGCGCAGCACGGTTTCGGCGGTGTGGAGCTTCTGCTGCCCGCCTTCGCCTTCGATCTCGGCGCTCATCACCAGGTCGACGCGGTCACCCGGGAAGACGAAGCCGCCGACAGCGGTCTTGGCCGACACCGGCACCGTCACGGCGCGCATGCCCGGCCCGAGAGCCGCCGCAAGGAAGCCGCGGTCGCCGGGGCTGACGAGCGAACCCTGGGTCACCGGCTCGCCGGCGGTCACAGGATAGCGCACGACAGTGCCGAGCAGCTTGTTGAGGTCAGCTTCGCCGTCGATGAAGTAGGCGTCGCGCACCAGCTCCTTGGGCCAGGGCTGGTAAACCAGCGCATCGGCCGTGATGATGGTGCCAGCGGTCAGAGCGCGCTTGGCGACAAGCACGCGCGGGCCGGTGGGTTGGGCGGCAGCTTCGGCTGCGGGGGCTGCGCCTCCGGCGAAGATGCTGCGTGCGGCAAAAGCGGTCCCGATTGCGATGATCAGCGCGCCGATCAGCAGAACCAGTTTCTTCCTATCCATGGCTGACAAAGCCCCCTTGAAAGCGCCCGTTGGTTGATAGCCGGGCAGGTATGGTTTCGATGGTTACGTCCTGATTGGTTAAAATCGGGTTCACGCCGTTAACGCGCTGGTTGCGCCGTCCGGGAGGTAGTTTGCCGCGAGCACCCAGAGCCCGCCGAAAGCGATCGCCACCCCATAGGGAATGGCCAGCTTGTCCTTTTGCTTGCGGGCGGTGTGCCAGAAGAACATCACCACGGTCAGCACGCCGCCCGCGATCGCCATGATCACCAGCAGCTGCACAAACATCGTCGGCGGGATCCACAGCGCGAGCGCGGTCAGCAGCTTCACATCGCCGCCGCCCATCATCCGCATGGCGAACATCCCGGCCAGCACGGCAAAGGCCGCCAGGGCCACGCCCAGCTGCATCGCCACGCCGGGCCACAGCGACAGGCCGCTGGCCCACCAGAAAGCGGGCGCGGCCAGTGCGATGGCGGCGTTCAGCCAGTTGTCGATCTGACGCCGGCGGAGATCGGTGAATGCGGCCACGACCAGCGCAATTGCCAAGGCGATCAGCAGACCGTAGTGAATGGTGCTCGTCAACATTGTGCCCCCGAAGTTGCCGTGCGACAGGCACGGGCGGTCCTTCATTGGGACAGTGCTACAGGGTATCACTTACCAAATAGTAACCACGCTCGGAGGCGCGCTATTCACGACAACCGGACAGACGCAGCGGCGGCTGGAGCGATCGATCGCCGCGCGATTCCGCCCCATGCGGTGGAAGGCACCTGGGCGGCGCGCGATGGTCATGCGATCCGGCGGATCGACTGGCCGGGCGCGGCTGGGACGGCGCGGGGATCGATCCTGTTCCTTCCGGGGCGCGGCGATGCCTATGAGAAATATCTCGAGACGCTGGAAGAATGGCACCGCGCCGGATGGCGGGTGACGGCGGCTGACTGGCGCGGGCAGGCGGGTTCCGGGCGGCTCGGCAAGGATGCGGTCACCGGTCATATCGAAGACTTCGGCATCTGGGTGGCTGATCTGGCCGCGCTATGGGCCGATTGGGTCGCCGAAACGCCCGGGCCGCATGTGCTCGCGGGGCATTCGATGGGCGGCCACCTGATCTTGCGCGCGCTCGTCGATCACCGCGTCAGTCCTGATGCCGTGGTGCTGAGCGCGCCGATGACCGGCATGAACGGCCCCCCGCTGCCGCTGCCGGTGCTGCACACTGTCGCCAGGCTTATGTGCCGGATCGGCGATCCGACGCGGCAGGCGTGGAAGTGGAGCGAGAAGCCGGGCGAACTGCTCGCGGCGCGCGCCAATCTCCTCACCCATGATCCCGACCGCTATGCCGACGAGCAATGGTGGCGCGATCACCGCCCGCAGCTGGTGATGGGTCCGGCAAGCTGGCGCTGGGTCGAACGCGCTTATGCCTCGTGGCGGCAGCTTGAAGCTCCGGGCGTGCTCGAACGTGTGACCGTGCCGGTGCTGTTCATCTCCACCTCGGCCGACAAGCTGGTGAGCCACGCCGCCAACCTGCGCGCCGCGCGCCGCCTGCCGCATGGCGAGATGGTCGCCTTCGGCCCGGAAGCGCATCACGAGATCCTGCGCGAAGGCGACGCTGTGCGCGGCCGCGCCGTGGCGGCGATTGCCGAGTTTCTTGACCGGGTGGTGCCTCACGCATGATCTATGATGTCGCCGTGATCGGGGCCGGGATGGCCGGGGCGGGGCTGGCTGCCGAGCTTGCGCCTTATGCCCGCGTGCTGCTGCTCGAGGCGGAGGATGCCCCCGGCTACCACGCCACCGGCCGTTCGGCGGCGTTCTGGGAAGAAACCTATGGCGGCCCCGGCGTGGTGCCGTTGACGCTCGCATCCGGCACCTACCTGCAAGAGCACGGCTTCCTTACCCCGCGCGGCGCCCTCTATGTCGGGCGCGGGGAAGACCGCGCGGCGATGGATGCCCATGTCGCGACCTTTGCTGGCACCGGTGTCACCATCGAGCGGCTGTCTCCCGAGGCGCTGGCCGACAAGGTGCCGCATATCCGCCGCGAATGGACCGAGGCGCTGCACCAGCCGGCCTGCGCGGACATCGACGTGGCCGGGCTGCACCAGCACTATCTCGGCGCAGCGCGGCGGCTGGGGGTCGATATCGCCTGCCGCGCGCGGGTGGCGGGGATCACGCGGGCCGACGGCGTGTGGACGATCACCGGCGAGCGCGGCGAGACATGGCGCGCGGTAGCGATCGTCAATGCCGCAGGGGCTTGGGCCGATTACATAGCGGTGCTTGCCGGTGTGCGCCCCGTCGGCATCGCGCCATTCCGCCGGACTGTTGCCGTGCTGCGGGTCGAACCGCAGGCGCCTGCCGATTTGCCTCTCGTGCTCGACATCAATGGCGGCTTCTATTTCAAACCCGATGCAGGGCGCCTGTGGCTCAGCCCGCATGACGAAATCCCGTCGGAACCCTGCGATGCCGCGCCCGAGGAGATCGATGTCGCCATCGCCATCGACCGGTTCATGGCTGTGACCGACTGGCGGATTGCGGCGGTCGAACGGCGCTGGGCAGGGCTGAGGAGCTTCGCGCCCGACCGCCTGCCCGTCTATGGCTTCGATCCGGAGGCCGACGGCTTCTTCTGGTTCGCGGGGCAGGGCGGCTTCGGCATCCAGACCGCGCCCGCCGCCGCACGGCTGGGCGCTCAAGTGCTGCTCGGACAGGGAGCAGATGCGATCACCGCACGGATCGATCCCGCTGTCTATGCACCCGACCGATTGAAGTCGCGCGCCGAGGCGATATCGGCCTAGCCAAGGCCTGCATGATCTGGCAGGTTCGCAAGCCCAATCAGACACAAAGCGAAGGGGAAGGCCAGTGGCGCATACGTTCGAAATCTACAAAGACAACGCCGGCGAGTTCCGCGTGCGGTTCAAGTACAACTCGGAAGTGATGTTCTCGACGCAGGGCTATTCGAGCAAGGCCAGTGCGCAGAACGCGATCGATTCGATCAAGAAGAACGGCCCCGACGCCGCGGTCGAAGACAACAGCTGATTTTTCGCCGCGCTTAGGCGCGGTTCAGACCACCTGCCCCACCTCCCCACCCGGCCACCAATGATGCCATCAGGATATGGTGGCCGGGTGGGGAGGTGGGGCGGGTGGTCCGTGCCACCACAAGGTGGCCGCCAACACGAGGTCAGGCGGGGTTAGGTGGGCCCCGCCGCCTGCTTCACGGCCTCGGCGCTCGCGAGCGCGTCGGCCCGCTCGTTCTCCGGGTGGCCCGCATGGCCCTTCACCCATTCCCATGAAACCTTGTGCGGATGCACCGCTTCGATCAGCGCGCGCCACAGGTCTTCGTTGGCGACGGGCTTCTTCGCGGCGTTCACCCAGCCGCGCTTTTGCCAGCCGAAGATCCACTGGGTCATGCCGTCGATCACATAGCGGCTATCGGTATGGACCGTGACTTTGCACGGCTCCTTGAGCGCGCTGAGGCCACGCAGGATCGCGGTCATCTCCATCCGGTTGTTGGTCGTTTCAGGCTCGCCGCCGACGAGTTCCTTTTCGTGCCCGCCGCTCCGCATGATCGCCGCCCAGCCGCCGGGGCCGGGATTGCCCTTGCACGCGCCGTCGGTGAAGATGTCGACCTGTTTCATCGGCCAATGCCTTGGCGGGGCAAGCCTCAGCCCGCAAGCACCGCCGCGCCGCTATCCGCGTAAAACCGCCAGCGCGCGGCGAATTGCATCGGGTCCTTGCGGGTGACCAGCGCATCGTCGGGCGTATCGAGCCAGTCTTCGGCGCGGCTCGCCACGAACCGCAGGCAGGCACCCTTGGCAACTTCGGGAAACAGCGCGCGTTCCTCCGCTTCGAGCGGGCGGACGCTTTCATACCCTGCGACCAGCGCGCTGCTGAGTTCCGGCAGATAGCGGTTATCCGCGCCAAAGCACCACGCCGCGTGCGTCACCGCCAGATCGAGCACCATAGGCCCGGTGCAGGCGAAATAAAAATCGATCAGCCCCGTCACCTTGCCGCCCAGCATCAGCACGTTGTCGGGGAACAGATCGGTGTGGGTCTGCGATTGCGGGAGCGCCGACAGATCGAGCGCGGCGGCGGCATCGGCATGGCCGATCATCGCGGGCAGATCGGGGTGGATGGTCGCCAGCCGCTCTGCTCCGCACGCGTCAAGGATCGCGGCGCTGGCGGCGAAATCCATCGCGTTGGCGCGGCTGTGCGGGAAATCCTGCGCGGCGAGGTGGAGCTTTGCCAGCACCTCGCCCACGGCCCGTGCCTGCACCGCGCTGGGGCGCGTTGGCGATACGCCCGGCAGGAATTCGATCAGCGCAGCGGCCTTGCCTTCGACCATGCGGTAGGATGCGCCTTCGCGGTCGTGCATGGTGCGCGGCACCGGGCAACCCTTGGCCGCGAGATGATCGAGCAGATCGAGGAAATAGGGCAGATCGGCATAGTCGATCCGCCGTTCGTAGAGCGTGAGGATAAAGCGCGTGCCGCTGTTGCCCGAACCTGTCGTCTCAACCAGCCAGTTGGAATTGGACACGCCCTCGGCAATGCCCTTGGCCATCACCAGATCGCCCACGTCATATTGCGCGATCAGCCGGGCGAGATCCTCGGCCCCGAGATGGGTGTAGACCGCCACTGACTCCCCGCCTGCGCTTCTATTCGGTCAGCTGGCGCGGCAGCTTGAAGACCATCTTCTCGACCGTGGCGGTGATTTCCTTTTCGCGGATGGTGCGTTGTTCGCCCAGCGCCGCCACCACTTCGCGCACCAGCACTTCGGGCGCCGATGCCCCGGCGGTGAGCCCCAGTGTCTCGACCCCTTCGAGCCACGCGAAATCGATCTCGCTGGCGCGCTGGATCAGCTTGGCGGGGGTGCCGAGCCGTTCGGACACCTCGACCAGTCGCAGTGAATTGGACGAATTGGGCGCACCGATCACCAGCACAAGATCGCAATCATGCGCTAGTTCCTTGACCGCCGCCTGGCGGTTGGAGGTGGCGTAGCAGATGTCCTCGGCACGCGGGCCGGAGATGTTGGGATAGCGCCATTCGAGCGCCTGGATCACCTCGCGCGTGTCGTCCACCGAAAGCGTGGTCTGGGTGAGGTAGGCCAGTTCCTCATCGGAATCGAACGGCAGCTTGTCGACGTCCTCGATGGTTTCCACCAGCGTCATCTGTCCCGGTTCGACCTGCCCCATCGTGCCGATCACTTCAGGGTGGCCTTCATGGCCGATGAAGATGATGTGGCGGCCCTTTTCGATCTGGCGTTCGGCCTGGCGGTGGATCTTGCTGACCAGCGGGCAGGTGGCATCGACA is a genomic window containing:
- a CDS encoding A24 family peptidase encodes the protein MLTSTIHYGLLIALAIALVVAAFTDLRRRQIDNWLNAAIALAAPAFWWASGLSLWPGVAMQLGVALAAFAVLAGMFAMRMMGGGDVKLLTALALWIPPTMFVQLLVIMAIAGGVLTVVMFFWHTARKQKDKLAIPYGVAIAFGGLWVLAANYLPDGATSALTA
- a CDS encoding alpha/beta fold hydrolase, which encodes MEGTWAARDGHAIRRIDWPGAAGTARGSILFLPGRGDAYEKYLETLEEWHRAGWRVTAADWRGQAGSGRLGKDAVTGHIEDFGIWVADLAALWADWVAETPGPHVLAGHSMGGHLILRALVDHRVSPDAVVLSAPMTGMNGPPLPLPVLHTVARLMCRIGDPTRQAWKWSEKPGELLAARANLLTHDPDRYADEQWWRDHRPQLVMGPASWRWVERAYASWRQLEAPGVLERVTVPVLFISTSADKLVSHAANLRAARRLPHGEMVAFGPEAHHEILREGDAVRGRAVAAIAEFLDRVVPHA
- a CDS encoding NAD(P)/FAD-dependent oxidoreductase: MIYDVAVIGAGMAGAGLAAELAPYARVLLLEAEDAPGYHATGRSAAFWEETYGGPGVVPLTLASGTYLQEHGFLTPRGALYVGRGEDRAAMDAHVATFAGTGVTIERLSPEALADKVPHIRREWTEALHQPACADIDVAGLHQHYLGAARRLGVDIACRARVAGITRADGVWTITGERGETWRAVAIVNAAGAWADYIAVLAGVRPVGIAPFRRTVAVLRVEPQAPADLPLVLDINGGFYFKPDAGRLWLSPHDEIPSEPCDAAPEEIDVAIAIDRFMAVTDWRIAAVERRWAGLRSFAPDRLPVYGFDPEADGFFWFAGQGGFGIQTAPAAARLGAQVLLGQGADAITARIDPAVYAPDRLKSRAEAISA
- a CDS encoding YegP family protein; translation: MAHTFEIYKDNAGEFRVRFKYNSEVMFSTQGYSSKASAQNAIDSIKKNGPDAAVEDNS
- the rnhA gene encoding ribonuclease HI; this translates as MKQVDIFTDGACKGNPGPGGWAAIMRSGGHEKELVGGEPETTNNRMEMTAILRGLSALKEPCKVTVHTDSRYVIDGMTQWIFGWQKRGWVNAAKKPVANEDLWRALIEAVHPHKVSWEWVKGHAGHPENERADALASAEAVKQAAGPT
- the thrB gene encoding homoserine kinase; the protein is MAVYTHLGAEDLARLIAQYDVGDLVMAKGIAEGVSNSNWLVETTGSGNSGTRFILTLYERRIDYADLPYFLDLLDHLAAKGCPVPRTMHDREGASYRMVEGKAAALIEFLPGVSPTRPSAVQARAVGEVLAKLHLAAQDFPHSRANAMDFAASAAILDACGAERLATIHPDLPAMIGHADAAAALDLSALPQSQTHTDLFPDNVLMLGGKVTGLIDFYFACTGPMVLDLAVTHAAWCFGADNRYLPELSSALVAGYESVRPLEAEERALFPEVAKGACLRFVASRAEDWLDTPDDALVTRKDPMQFAARWRFYADSGAAVLAG
- the ispH gene encoding 4-hydroxy-3-methylbut-2-enyl diphosphate reductase, whose translation is MNAPFPASDAPAAERPPLNLLIAAPRGFCAGVDRAIEIVEKALERYGSPVYVRHEIVHNKYVVEGLKAKGAIFVKELDEVPDDAPVVFSAHGVPKVVPAEAKRRNLLYVDATCPLVSKIHRQAERQIEKGRHIIFIGHEGHPEVIGTMGQVEPGQMTLVETIEDVDKLPFDSDEELAYLTQTTLSVDDTREVIQALEWRYPNISGPRAEDICYATSNRQAAVKELAHDCDLVLVIGAPNSSNSLRLVEVSERLGTPAKLIQRASEIDFAWLEGVETLGLTAGASAPEVLVREVVAALGEQRTIREKEITATVEKMVFKLPRQLTE